The following proteins are co-located in the Labrys monachus genome:
- a CDS encoding NAD(P)/FAD-dependent oxidoreductase gives MRAAAAKNIDLAVIGGGLIGAAIAWGAARRGAHVALLDEGDTALRASRGNFGLVWLQGKGLGAPPYMRWSLRAGRLWQDFDAALAEDCGFDIGWRRPGGFHFCFSDAELEGRRRVAEQTRSAGGDIDIEVIERAQLQKDLPRLGERVAGASYCSQDSHVSPLLLLRALHLSLRRRGGNYRPGFPVDRIEPDGQGFTLSSGGERLGCDKVVVAAGLGGPSLAGQLGIALPVKPERGQIVVTERVAPFFPYAANNLRQTEEGSFLFGSSHEEAGLDDGTDVATAARLVRAAIEVFPALAEASVVRVWGALRILSPDGRPIYQQSPRHPGAFAVTCHSGVTLASVHALDLGPAILAGRLPDDVRTFSSDRFHVQAH, from the coding sequence ATGAGGGCAGCGGCGGCAAAAAACATCGATCTTGCGGTGATCGGCGGCGGGCTGATCGGCGCCGCGATCGCCTGGGGCGCGGCACGGCGAGGCGCGCATGTCGCGCTGCTCGACGAGGGCGACACGGCGCTGCGGGCCTCCCGCGGCAATTTCGGCCTCGTCTGGCTGCAGGGAAAGGGGCTCGGCGCTCCCCCCTATATGCGCTGGTCGCTGCGCGCCGGCAGGCTCTGGCAGGATTTCGACGCCGCGCTGGCCGAGGATTGCGGCTTCGACATCGGCTGGCGCCGGCCGGGCGGCTTCCATTTCTGCTTCAGCGACGCGGAACTCGAGGGCCGGCGGCGGGTGGCGGAGCAGACCCGTTCGGCCGGCGGCGATATCGACATCGAGGTGATCGAGCGGGCGCAGCTGCAGAAGGATCTTCCGCGCCTGGGGGAACGGGTCGCCGGCGCCTCCTATTGCTCCCAGGATTCCCATGTCAGCCCGCTGCTGCTGCTGCGCGCCCTGCATCTGTCGCTCCGGCGCCGGGGCGGCAACTACCGGCCGGGCTTCCCGGTCGACCGCATCGAACCGGACGGGCAAGGCTTCACGCTGTCGTCGGGCGGCGAGCGGCTGGGCTGCGACAAGGTGGTGGTCGCCGCCGGCCTGGGCGGTCCCTCGCTGGCAGGGCAGCTCGGCATCGCGCTGCCGGTGAAGCCGGAACGCGGCCAGATCGTGGTCACGGAAAGGGTCGCCCCGTTCTTTCCCTATGCGGCGAACAATCTGCGCCAGACCGAGGAGGGTTCCTTCCTCTTCGGCAGCAGCCATGAGGAGGCGGGCCTCGACGACGGCACCGACGTCGCAACGGCGGCCAGGCTCGTCAGGGCGGCGATCGAGGTGTTTCCCGCGCTGGCGGAGGCTTCGGTGGTCCGCGTCTGGGGCGCCCTGCGCATCCTGTCGCCGGACGGACGGCCGATCTATCAGCAGTCGCCCCGCCATCCCGGCGCTTTCGCCGTCACCTGCCACAGCGGCGTGACACTCGCCAGCGTGCACGCGCTGGACCTCGGCCCGGCCATCCTGGCCGGCCGGCTCCCGGACGATGTCCGGACCTTCTCAAGCGATCGCTTCCATGTTCAAGCGCATTGA
- a CDS encoding (2Fe-2S)-binding protein, which produces MFKRIDGAAARPGGTLFFEGRAVAFEAGDSVAAALLAASIDGFRDHAVTRSARGPYCMMGICFECLAEVDGVQNRQTCLLKAEDGMAVRRQRGARVLP; this is translated from the coding sequence ATGTTCAAGCGCATTGACGGCGCCGCGGCGCGGCCCGGCGGCACCCTCTTCTTCGAAGGCCGGGCGGTAGCCTTCGAGGCCGGGGACAGCGTCGCCGCCGCCCTTCTCGCGGCATCGATCGACGGCTTCCGCGACCATGCGGTCACCCGCTCCGCCCGCGGTCCCTATTGCATGATGGGGATCTGCTTCGAATGCCTGGCCGAAGTGGACGGCGTGCAGAACCGGCAGACCTGCCTCCTGAAGGCCGAGGACGGCATGGCCGTGCGGCGGCAGCGCGGCGCCAGGGTGCTGCCATGA
- a CDS encoding FAD/NAD(P)-dependent oxidoreductase, whose translation MTQIWDAIVIGAGPAGASAAARLAEEGASVLVIDQQDAPGGQIYRGLERNRDNAALMAVLGPDYAGGGALLDRLRRSSASLALGRSVWRVDAGGEVWTREGDRLERQRGRHVVVACGAIERPVPLPGWTLPGVMTIGALQIMLKESGLVPREDVVLAGTGPLLYLYARQCLQAGSGRVVILDTATTADRLASLGRLPGALAGQGWRYLAKGIAMLASIRRLGAEVHSGVRGIAIEGDERVTGLSFSAGARRLRRACSLVALHEGIVPHQQMTRSLDCVHDWDAAERCFRPRRDQWGETSVRNIFVAGDAGGIVGARASAFDGEIAAVSIAARLGRLSAAERDAACRTLAGHRKAHLAVRPLLQRLYRPREEILNPSDAVIVCRCENVGAGQIRDALAHGGLGPGQVKTYVRTGMGPCQGRLCGTSLTEITARQRKTDPGEVGYYRIRSPLTPLPAAALAALTIEDETQ comes from the coding sequence ATGACGCAGATCTGGGACGCCATCGTGATCGGAGCCGGACCGGCCGGGGCGAGCGCCGCGGCGCGCCTCGCGGAAGAGGGCGCCTCCGTGCTGGTGATCGACCAGCAGGATGCGCCGGGCGGACAGATCTATCGCGGGCTCGAACGGAACCGCGACAACGCCGCGCTGATGGCCGTGCTCGGCCCCGATTATGCGGGCGGCGGCGCGCTCCTCGACAGGCTGCGCCGTTCCTCCGCATCCCTGGCCCTCGGCCGTTCGGTCTGGCGCGTCGACGCCGGCGGCGAGGTCTGGACGAGGGAAGGCGACCGGCTGGAGCGGCAGCGCGGCCGCCACGTCGTCGTCGCCTGCGGCGCGATCGAGAGGCCGGTTCCCCTGCCCGGCTGGACCTTGCCGGGGGTTATGACGATCGGCGCCCTGCAGATCATGCTGAAGGAATCCGGCCTGGTGCCGCGAGAGGATGTCGTCCTCGCCGGCACGGGCCCCCTGCTCTATCTCTATGCCCGGCAATGCCTGCAAGCCGGTTCCGGCCGGGTCGTGATCCTCGATACCGCCACCACGGCGGACCGGCTCGCCTCGCTCGGCCGGTTGCCGGGCGCGCTCGCCGGCCAGGGCTGGCGCTATCTCGCCAAGGGCATCGCCATGCTCGCCTCGATCAGAAGGCTCGGCGCGGAGGTCCACAGCGGCGTGCGCGGCATCGCGATCGAAGGCGACGAGCGGGTGACCGGCCTGTCCTTCTCGGCCGGCGCCCGGCGATTGCGCCGAGCCTGCAGCCTGGTCGCGCTGCATGAGGGCATCGTTCCGCACCAGCAGATGACGCGCTCGCTCGACTGCGTCCATGATTGGGACGCGGCGGAGCGCTGCTTCCGCCCCCGCAGAGACCAATGGGGCGAGACCTCGGTGCGCAACATCTTCGTGGCCGGCGATGCCGGCGGCATCGTCGGCGCGCGTGCGAGCGCCTTCGACGGCGAGATCGCGGCCGTTTCGATCGCCGCCCGCCTGGGCAGGCTGTCGGCCGCCGAGCGGGACGCGGCCTGTCGCACGCTCGCAGGGCATCGCAAGGCCCACCTCGCCGTCCGCCCCCTGCTGCAACGGCTCTACAGGCCGCGCGAGGAAATCCTGAATCCGTCCGACGCCGTCATCGTCTGCCGCTGCGAGAATGTCGGCGCCGGGCAGATCCGCGACGCGCTCGCCCACGGCGGCCTGGGCCCCGGCCAGGTCAAGACCTATGTCCGCACAGGCATGGGGCCGTGCCAGGGGCGGCTGTGCGGCACCAGCCTGACCGAAATCACCGCCAGGCAGCGGAAGACCGATCCCGGCGAGGTCGGATATTACCGCATCCGCTCGCCCCTCACCCCCCTTCCGGCCGCCGCCCTGGCCGCGCTGACGATCGAGGACGAGACGCAGTGA
- the solA gene encoding N-methyl-L-tryptophan oxidase: protein MPQEFDVAVVGLGAMGAATLYQATTRGATSLGIDRFRPPHARGASHGNSRVTREAVGEGADYVPLVMRSHRIVAELERELGETFLVRSGTLIIGSQAAGGALHGAPDFVAGSIAMARRFGIEHEILDAGELRRRYPQFRTIRDADRGYFEPNAGYMRPEALIDAQIAGACRAGATVLPDTVVERIGQAGDRVRIETNAGAFAARHLVVAAGAWTRKLLGPPYDGLLTVTRQVVRWYAVEDPSSFRPEKMPVFMWFVSERPGDYFTGFPVADPAEGLKIITSDDGPDIDHEAMEPADIEASLAFHARLLAPNIAGVRPKVVANATCFYTNTPHRGFVIDRHPAMDRVTVICACSGHGFKHSLAIGEAVAQTILEGRSTIDLAPFALSRLKR, encoded by the coding sequence ATGCCGCAGGAATTCGACGTCGCCGTGGTGGGGCTCGGCGCCATGGGAGCCGCGACGCTCTACCAGGCGACGACACGGGGGGCGACGAGCCTCGGCATCGATCGCTTCCGCCCGCCGCATGCGCGGGGCGCCAGCCACGGCAACAGCCGCGTGACGCGCGAGGCCGTCGGCGAAGGCGCCGATTACGTTCCCCTGGTGATGCGCTCGCACCGGATCGTCGCCGAGCTGGAACGCGAACTCGGCGAAACCTTCCTCGTGAGGTCGGGCACGCTGATCATCGGCTCCCAAGCCGCCGGGGGTGCGCTGCACGGCGCACCGGATTTCGTCGCCGGCAGCATCGCCATGGCCCGGCGGTTCGGCATCGAGCATGAAATCCTGGATGCCGGCGAGCTGCGCAGGCGCTATCCGCAGTTCCGCACGATCCGCGACGCGGACCGCGGCTATTTCGAGCCGAATGCCGGCTATATGCGGCCGGAGGCCCTCATCGACGCGCAGATCGCGGGCGCCTGCCGCGCCGGCGCGACGGTGTTGCCGGACACCGTGGTCGAAAGGATCGGACAGGCCGGCGACCGGGTTCGCATCGAGACCAATGCCGGCGCCTTCGCCGCACGCCACCTGGTCGTCGCGGCGGGGGCCTGGACGCGAAAGCTCCTCGGTCCGCCCTATGACGGCCTGCTGACGGTCACGCGCCAGGTGGTCCGCTGGTACGCGGTCGAGGATCCCTCATCCTTCCGGCCGGAGAAGATGCCGGTCTTCATGTGGTTCGTGTCGGAGCGCCCGGGCGATTATTTCACCGGCTTCCCGGTCGCCGACCCGGCCGAAGGGCTGAAGATCATCACCAGTGACGACGGCCCCGATATCGACCACGAAGCCATGGAGCCCGCCGATATCGAGGCCTCGCTGGCGTTCCACGCAAGGCTCCTCGCCCCCAACATCGCCGGCGTCCGTCCGAAAGTGGTCGCCAACGCCACCTGCTTCTACACGAATACGCCCCACAGGGGCTTCGTGATCGACCGGCATCCGGCCATGGACCGCGTCACCGTGATCTGCGCCTGCTCCGGTCACGGCTTCAAGCACTCCCTGGCGATCGGCGAAGCGGTGGCGCAGACGATCCTCGAAGGCAGGAGCACGATCGACCTGGCGCCCTTCGCGCTGTCCCGGCTGAAGCGATAG
- a CDS encoding universal stress protein: protein MRGIMVATDGSDSANRAVDIAAELARMGGCALHIVNVASDLPEEALDQLKQNPAMDQLVGDAIEMRSRGVLAHARERASAKGVTDIQTRQAWGDVAEKVLEASAQAGADMLVVGRRGRGRLAGLLLGSVSQKLASLSPCAVVVVP, encoded by the coding sequence ATGCGAGGGATCATGGTGGCGACGGATGGCTCCGACAGCGCGAACCGGGCGGTGGATATCGCCGCGGAGCTTGCAAGGATGGGCGGCTGCGCCCTGCATATCGTCAACGTCGCCAGCGACTTGCCGGAGGAGGCTCTCGACCAGCTGAAGCAGAACCCGGCCATGGACCAGCTTGTCGGCGACGCCATCGAGATGCGGTCCCGGGGCGTTCTCGCGCATGCCCGGGAGCGGGCATCGGCCAAGGGCGTAACGGATATCCAGACCCGGCAGGCTTGGGGCGACGTCGCGGAGAAGGTCCTGGAGGCTTCGGCGCAGGCGGGCGCCGACATGCTCGTCGTCGGCCGGCGAGGCCGCGGCCGTCTCGCCGGCCTGCTGCTCGGAAGCGTGTCGCAGAAGCTGGCGAGCCTGTCGCCCTGCGCGGTCGTCGTGGTTCCCTGA
- a CDS encoding ABC transporter permease encodes MIASLVRILRLGIKELYSLRADPILVVLIVYTFTFAIYAVATGAKFEVENASVAVVDEDRSMLSARLRDALLKPFFKEPALIGADQVDTAMDAGNYVFIVEIPPKFEQDVIAGRHPEVGLDIDATAMSQAGNGASYIENILLNEVTAAMPSLAQTDPINLVVRAKFNPNLKSEWFTAVMQVINNITILSVILAGAALIREREHGTIEHLLVMPVRPVEIMLAKIWANGLVIVTAAILSLLAVVERLLGVPVVGSLTLFATAAVLYLFSVTALGILVATVSTSMAQFGLIAIPVLIVMNLLSGSTTPMESMPAWLQDVMQVSPSTHFVALSQAVLYRGAGLSIVWPQMAAFVVIGAAFFALATLRFRKALLSMQ; translated from the coding sequence ATGATCGCTTCCCTCGTCAGGATCCTGCGCCTCGGCATCAAGGAACTCTACAGCCTCAGGGCGGACCCGATCCTCGTGGTGCTGATCGTCTACACCTTCACCTTCGCCATCTACGCCGTGGCGACGGGCGCGAAGTTCGAGGTGGAGAACGCCTCCGTCGCCGTCGTGGACGAAGACCGCTCCATGCTTTCCGCCCGGCTGCGCGATGCCCTGCTGAAGCCCTTCTTCAAGGAGCCGGCGCTCATCGGGGCCGATCAGGTCGATACGGCCATGGACGCGGGAAACTATGTATTCATCGTCGAGATTCCGCCCAAATTCGAGCAGGACGTGATCGCCGGCCGGCATCCCGAGGTCGGCCTCGACATCGACGCGACAGCCATGTCGCAGGCCGGCAACGGCGCCTCCTATATCGAGAACATCCTCCTGAACGAGGTGACGGCGGCCATGCCCAGCCTTGCGCAGACCGACCCCATCAATCTCGTGGTGCGCGCCAAGTTCAATCCCAACCTCAAATCCGAGTGGTTCACCGCCGTCATGCAGGTGATCAACAACATCACCATCCTGTCGGTGATCCTGGCGGGCGCCGCGCTGATCCGCGAAAGAGAGCACGGTACCATCGAGCATTTGCTCGTCATGCCGGTGCGGCCCGTGGAGATCATGCTCGCCAAGATCTGGGCCAACGGGCTCGTCATCGTCACGGCGGCGATCCTGTCGCTGCTGGCGGTCGTCGAGCGCCTGCTGGGCGTTCCGGTGGTGGGGTCGCTGACCCTTTTTGCTACGGCGGCGGTGCTCTATCTCTTCTCGGTCACGGCGCTCGGCATCCTCGTCGCCACGGTCTCGACCTCGATGGCGCAGTTCGGGCTGATCGCCATTCCCGTGCTGATCGTCATGAATCTCCTGTCCGGCAGCACCACGCCGATGGAGAGCATGCCGGCATGGCTGCAGGACGTCATGCAGGTCTCGCCGTCGACGCATTTCGTCGCCCTGTCCCAGGCCGTGCTCTACCGCGGCGCCGGCCTCTCGATCGTCTGGCCGCAGATGGCGGCCTTCGTCGTCATCGGCGCCGCCTTCTTCGCTCTCGCGACCCTGCGCTTCCGCAAGGCGCTGCTCAGCATGCAATGA
- the rbbA gene encoding ribosome-associated ATPase/putative transporter RbbA — protein MSEVSVNLQQVVHRYGKALALDNVDLAIPAGSMAGLIGPDGVGKSTLLGLAAGVVRVQQGEVRVLGGDMADARQRRSAGARIAYMPQGLGRNLYPTLGVAENLDFFGRLFGQDGAERRARIEELLAATGLAPFRDRPVGKLSGGMKQKLGICAALIHDPDLLILDEPTTGIDPLSRRQFWDLIARMRARRPDMSVIVATAYMEEAERFDWLAALYAGRVIATGSPAEVRQQTGEATLERAFVALLPEDIRRADTPLEVAPRVVHDGAPAIEAEGLTRRFGTFTAVDHVSFRIEKGEIFGFLGSNGSGKSTTMKMLTGLLPASEGRVALFGQPLNAGDMETRRRVGYMSQSFSLYGELTVRQNLVLHAQLFGMPHEEIEPRVQEMLNRFDLAGVVGSRPESLPLGVRQRLQLAVAAIHRPEVLILDEPTSGVDPVARDGFWRFLLALSREEGVTIFLSTHFMNEAERCDRISLMHAGRVLAVGSPAELKQQRGKDNLEEVFIEVLEQAGMGSEAGEGSLSAPPRSRAASEPKAVDPRRLWAYAWREILEILRDPARLVFAFLGPVVLLLAFGYGISFDVEHLPFAAFDQDRTAQSRQLLESFQGSRYFDEQPPITSAGDMEARLKSGELKLAVEVPPDFGRDLLRQRTPEVAVWLDGAMPFRAETTRGYVTGLATSYVTDEAMRRGGKAISPYPIGIEPRYRYNQAFKSVNAIVPSVIVLILVMIPAIMTAIGVVKEKETGSIANFRATPVTRIEFLLGKQLPYVAIAFASFLSLLALAWLAFGVPLKGSFPMLAAGSLAYVLATTGFGLLVSSFVRSQVAAIFATAIIALIPAVNFSGLLVPVSSLSGSGRLMGLAFPAAWYQPISVGTFAKGLGFEALWPNLAVLVFFGVGFIAVAIMTLRKQGV, from the coding sequence ATGAGCGAGGTCTCGGTCAACCTCCAGCAGGTCGTTCACCGCTACGGCAAGGCACTGGCCCTCGACAATGTCGACCTGGCGATTCCGGCCGGATCCATGGCGGGTCTCATCGGGCCGGACGGGGTCGGCAAGTCGACCCTTCTCGGGCTTGCGGCCGGCGTCGTCCGCGTCCAGCAGGGAGAGGTGCGCGTGCTCGGCGGCGACATGGCCGATGCCCGCCAGCGCCGTTCCGCAGGCGCGCGGATCGCCTATATGCCGCAGGGCCTCGGGCGCAATCTCTATCCGACCCTGGGCGTGGCGGAGAATCTCGATTTCTTCGGCCGTCTCTTCGGCCAGGACGGCGCCGAGCGCCGCGCCCGCATCGAGGAGCTTCTGGCCGCGACCGGCCTCGCTCCGTTCAGGGACCGGCCGGTCGGCAAGCTCTCGGGCGGCATGAAGCAGAAGCTGGGCATCTGCGCGGCGCTCATCCACGACCCCGACCTCCTCATCCTCGACGAGCCGACGACCGGCATCGATCCGCTGTCGCGCCGCCAGTTCTGGGATCTCATCGCCCGCATGCGGGCGCGCCGCCCGGACATGAGCGTCATCGTCGCCACCGCGTATATGGAGGAGGCCGAGCGCTTCGACTGGCTGGCGGCCCTCTATGCCGGGCGCGTCATCGCGACCGGCAGTCCGGCCGAGGTCCGGCAGCAGACGGGCGAGGCGACGCTGGAGCGGGCCTTCGTCGCCCTGCTGCCGGAGGACATACGCCGGGCCGACACGCCGCTGGAGGTCGCGCCGCGCGTCGTCCATGACGGCGCCCCGGCGATCGAGGCCGAGGGCCTCACCCGCCGTTTCGGCACGTTCACCGCGGTCGATCACGTCAGCTTCCGTATCGAGAAGGGGGAGATATTCGGCTTCCTCGGCTCCAATGGCAGCGGCAAGAGCACGACGATGAAGATGCTGACCGGCCTCCTGCCCGCCAGCGAGGGCCGGGTGGCGCTGTTCGGCCAGCCGCTGAACGCGGGCGACATGGAGACCCGCCGGCGTGTCGGCTACATGTCGCAATCCTTCTCGCTCTACGGCGAGCTCACCGTGCGGCAGAACCTGGTGCTGCATGCGCAGCTGTTCGGCATGCCGCATGAGGAGATCGAGCCGCGCGTGCAGGAGATGCTGAACCGTTTCGACCTCGCGGGCGTCGTCGGCAGCCGGCCGGAAAGCCTGCCGCTCGGCGTCCGCCAGCGGCTGCAGCTGGCGGTCGCCGCCATCCACCGGCCCGAGGTGCTCATCCTCGACGAGCCGACCTCCGGCGTCGATCCGGTCGCGCGCGACGGCTTCTGGCGCTTCCTCCTCGCCCTGTCGCGGGAGGAGGGCGTCACCATCTTCCTGTCGACCCATTTCATGAACGAGGCCGAGCGTTGCGACCGCATCTCGCTCATGCATGCGGGCCGGGTGCTCGCGGTCGGCAGCCCGGCGGAACTGAAGCAGCAGCGCGGCAAGGATAATCTGGAAGAGGTCTTCATCGAGGTGCTCGAACAGGCCGGGATGGGCAGCGAGGCCGGCGAGGGGAGCCTCTCCGCTCCGCCCCGCTCCCGGGCTGCTTCGGAGCCGAAGGCCGTCGATCCACGCCGGCTCTGGGCCTATGCATGGCGCGAGATCCTCGAGATCCTGCGCGATCCGGCACGGCTGGTCTTCGCCTTCCTCGGCCCGGTCGTGCTGTTGCTGGCATTCGGCTACGGCATCTCCTTCGATGTCGAGCACCTGCCCTTTGCGGCCTTCGACCAGGACAGGACGGCGCAGAGCCGCCAATTGCTGGAGAGCTTCCAGGGCTCGCGCTATTTCGACGAGCAGCCGCCCATCACCTCGGCGGGCGACATGGAGGCACGCCTGAAGAGCGGGGAACTGAAGCTCGCGGTCGAGGTGCCTCCCGACTTCGGCCGGGATCTCCTGCGCCAGCGTACGCCGGAGGTTGCCGTCTGGCTCGACGGCGCCATGCCCTTCCGGGCCGAGACGACGCGCGGCTATGTCACCGGCCTCGCGACGAGCTATGTGACGGATGAAGCGATGCGGCGGGGCGGCAAGGCCATTTCCCCCTATCCGATCGGGATCGAGCCGCGCTACCGTTACAACCAGGCCTTCAAGAGCGTGAACGCCATCGTGCCCAGCGTCATCGTGCTGATCCTGGTGATGATCCCTGCGATCATGACGGCGATCGGGGTGGTCAAGGAGAAGGAGACGGGCTCGATCGCCAATTTCCGGGCCACGCCGGTGACACGGATCGAATTCCTGCTCGGCAAGCAGCTGCCCTATGTGGCGATCGCCTTCGCAAGCTTCCTCTCGCTCCTGGCCCTGGCCTGGCTCGCCTTCGGCGTGCCGCTCAAGGGCTCCTTTCCCATGCTCGCCGCGGGGTCGCTGGCCTATGTGCTCGCCACCACCGGCTTCGGCCTGCTGGTGTCGAGCTTCGTCAGGAGCCAGGTCGCGGCGATCTTCGCCACCGCCATCATCGCCTTGATCCCGGCCGTGAACTTCTCCGGCCTGCTGGTGCCGGTCTCCTCGCTTTCCGGCAGCGGGCGGCTGATGGGGCTCGCCTTTCCTGCGGCCTGGTACCAGCCGATCAGCGTCGGGACCTTCGCCAAGGGGCTCGGTTTCGAGGCGTTATGGCCCAACCTCGCGGTGCTCGTCTTCTTCGGCGTGGGCTTCATCGCCGTGGCGATCATGACGCTGCGCAAGCAGGGAGTGTGA
- a CDS encoding HlyD family secretion protein — MRSPVSFFIAAALTACIGLGGVGAAAAAETSFGDKLQALWARLGGKHLPDGIVMTNGRIEAEEVLVSAKLAGRVSQVLVDEGQTVEAGAVVARMDTADLQAQLNGAQAVVRRTEKAETEAQAVIAQRNSELVLAQQQYDRAFTLNARGYGTTQDLDLRRSQLTAAQAACTAAGAGLEEAHAATDAARADVARIQSQLDDAVLTAPRRGRVEYKLVQSGEVVAAGAPIVTLLDLSNVYMTVFLPASAAGRLAIGDEARIILDPAPDYVVPATVSFVASEAQFTPKTVETDDEREKLMFRVKLQIASSLLRQYESQVKIGVRGVAYARTSRAAVWPAELAVKLPQ, encoded by the coding sequence GTGCGCTCTCCCGTTTCCTTCTTCATCGCCGCCGCGCTGACGGCCTGCATCGGCCTCGGCGGCGTCGGGGCGGCCGCCGCCGCCGAAACCAGCTTCGGCGACAAGCTGCAGGCTCTGTGGGCTCGGCTCGGCGGCAAGCATCTCCCCGACGGCATCGTGATGACGAACGGGCGCATCGAGGCCGAGGAGGTGCTGGTTTCGGCCAAGCTCGCCGGCCGCGTCTCCCAGGTTCTCGTCGACGAGGGGCAGACGGTCGAGGCCGGTGCCGTGGTGGCCCGCATGGACACCGCGGATCTCCAGGCCCAGCTCAACGGCGCCCAGGCGGTCGTCCGGCGGACGGAAAAGGCCGAGACCGAGGCGCAGGCCGTGATCGCGCAGCGCAACAGCGAGCTCGTGCTCGCCCAGCAGCAATATGATCGGGCCTTCACCTTGAACGCCCGGGGTTACGGCACGACGCAGGATCTGGATCTGCGCCGCAGCCAGCTCACGGCGGCCCAGGCCGCCTGCACGGCCGCCGGCGCAGGCCTCGAAGAGGCCCATGCGGCGACCGATGCGGCCCGGGCCGACGTCGCCCGCATCCAGTCGCAGCTCGACGATGCGGTGCTGACGGCGCCACGCCGGGGACGGGTGGAATACAAGCTCGTCCAGTCGGGCGAGGTCGTCGCCGCCGGGGCTCCGATCGTCACGCTGCTGGATCTTTCCAACGTGTATATGACGGTCTTCCTGCCGGCCTCGGCCGCCGGCCGCCTCGCCATCGGCGACGAGGCGCGCATCATCCTCGATCCTGCTCCCGACTATGTGGTGCCGGCGACGGTCTCCTTCGTTGCATCCGAAGCGCAGTTCACGCCGAAGACCGTGGAGACGGATGACGAGCGCGAAAAGCTGATGTTCCGCGTCAAGCTGCAGATCGCCTCGAGCCTTTTGCGCCAATATGAATCGCAGGTGAAGATCGGCGTGCGGGGCGTCGCCTATGCACGTACCAGCCGGGCGGCGGTGTGGCCTGCCGAACTTGCCGTGAAGCTGCCGCAATGA
- a CDS encoding DUF4337 family protein has protein sequence MDDAPTEAYEHTEHAEHAAHSTDKFVPLVAMTIAILAVLAAGVGSLETIESGASTAAKTESVLFQNKATDNWNFFEAKSLKKNMYDIAAAQGGPKSEEFQAQAARNEADSLDIQKRAKDFEARSDDALEKAEVHERRHHFLTVAVTLLHISIAIATIAIITGGRRWPWYTSLVLGVIGAVVAAAAYAA, from the coding sequence ATGGATGACGCGCCGACCGAAGCCTATGAGCACACCGAGCACGCCGAGCATGCCGCTCACAGCACCGATAAATTCGTTCCGCTCGTCGCGATGACGATCGCCATCCTCGCCGTGCTGGCAGCCGGCGTCGGCAGCCTGGAGACGATCGAAAGCGGGGCCTCGACCGCAGCCAAGACCGAATCGGTGCTCTTCCAGAACAAGGCCACCGACAATTGGAACTTCTTCGAGGCAAAGAGCCTGAAGAAGAACATGTACGACATCGCCGCCGCTCAGGGAGGTCCAAAATCGGAAGAGTTCCAGGCCCAGGCGGCACGGAACGAGGCGGACAGCCTGGACATCCAGAAGAGGGCCAAGGATTTCGAAGCGCGGTCCGACGACGCGCTCGAGAAAGCCGAAGTCCATGAACGGCGCCACCATTTCCTGACCGTCGCCGTGACGCTGCTTCACATTTCGATCGCCATCGCCACCATCGCCATCATCACCGGCGGCCGGCGCTGGCCGTGGTATACGTCGCTCGTCCTTGGCGTGATAGGCGCGGTCGTCGCGGCGGCGGCCTATGCGGCATGA